The stretch of DNA CCCAGGGAAAACTGTATTAAATATTCAAACAGAAGTACTGGGCGATCCTAATGCACAACAACAAAGTATCCAGGTACAACCTGGTTCATAAATTAAAAAAATTACATGAACAATATAGTGTTATTACAAATGGGTGGGGAAGGCAGTGCCTTGCCCACTTTTATTTTCATGGGAGCCATTCTTTTAGTCATGTATTTTTTCATGATTCGCCCTCAATCGAAAAAAGCCAAGGAGCAGAAAGCTTTTCAGGAAAGCCTAAAAAAAGGGGATAGGGTGGTTACTGCCGGTGGAATACATGGAAAAGTGGATAAGATTAGTGACGATACCGTTACTTTGGAAGTAGATCACAACAGCAGAATTACTGTGGAAAAATCTGTAGTTTCTTTTGAATACAGTAAAAACCAGAATCAATAAGTTAAATTATTTTGAAAAATAAAAAGGGGAATTTTTTTTCCGGAAATACAGCTATACTTATCAAATGCTTGGGTATAGCTGTTTTGTTTTTCATTCTCACCAAATTGTCTAAAACTTATACAGCCACAGTACCTTTCAAAGTCAACTATACCTCTTTTCCTGAAAATCGCCTGCCTGCAATCCCGCTTAACAATGAAATTGAAATCACGGTAAAAACTACGGGTTTCAATTTGCTAAGTGCCATGATCCTGCAAAACAATGAAATTGATATTCCGCTTGATAATTTCCAGAATCAAAGTTTAATCCGCACCAATGAAAATCTCGCTTTTATCAACAGTTCGCTGAAAGAAGGTTATGAAGCAATTCATATTCGACCGGATACCCTTCCGCTTCATTTTTCAAAAAAAATCAGCAAAACAGTACCTGT from Chitinophagales bacterium encodes:
- the yajC gene encoding preprotein translocase subunit YajC produces the protein MNNIVLLQMGGEGSALPTFIFMGAILLVMYFFMIRPQSKKAKEQKAFQESLKKGDRVVTAGGIHGKVDKISDDTVTLEVDHNSRITVEKSVVSFEYSKNQNQ